The Chloroflexia bacterium SDU3-3 genome has a segment encoding these proteins:
- a CDS encoding sugar ABC transporter permease: MFSRSKGAAAQRSQGRRWRPGQQSEAYLFLLPSLLGFVLFVLLPMLGSLALSLMDWNLLAPPRFVGLGNYALLFTADPIFAKAAGNTLFYTVTIVPLQLGLGLLLALALNQRIHGLGLYRLVYFMPVVSSVVATALIFQWMFNRDFGIVSALFWELGERTGLPIAPPDWLNSTAWAKPSVVALTVWKNVGFTMVIYLAGLQAVPTTLYEAATVDGAGAWARLRHITLPLISPTTFFLLVIQMIGAIQLFSEPYVMTGGKGGPAHATKSLVFYIWESGFRYSQMGKASAVAWVLFAAVLLCTLAQNWLQRRWVHYEAGEE, translated from the coding sequence ATGTTCTCGCGCTCGAAGGGTGCGGCGGCGCAGCGCAGCCAGGGCCGCAGGTGGAGGCCGGGGCAGCAGTCCGAGGCCTACCTGTTTCTGCTGCCGAGCCTGCTGGGCTTTGTGCTGTTTGTGCTGCTGCCCATGCTTGGCTCGCTGGCGCTAAGCCTGATGGATTGGAATCTGCTTGCGCCGCCGCGCTTTGTGGGCCTGGGCAACTACGCGCTGCTGTTTACCGCCGACCCGATCTTTGCGAAGGCCGCCGGAAACACGCTGTTCTACACGGTGACGATTGTGCCGCTGCAGCTGGGGCTTGGGCTGCTGCTGGCGCTGGCGCTGAACCAGCGGATCCACGGCCTGGGGCTGTATCGGCTGGTCTATTTTATGCCGGTCGTCAGCAGTGTGGTGGCCACAGCGCTGATCTTCCAATGGATGTTTAATCGCGATTTCGGGATTGTGAGCGCGCTGTTCTGGGAGCTGGGCGAGCGCACCGGGCTGCCGATCGCGCCGCCGGATTGGCTGAACAGTACGGCCTGGGCCAAGCCCTCGGTGGTGGCGCTGACGGTCTGGAAGAACGTGGGCTTCACCATGGTGATCTACCTGGCGGGCCTGCAGGCCGTGCCCACAACCCTGTACGAGGCGGCGACGGTGGATGGCGCGGGGGCGTGGGCGCGGCTCCGCCACATCACGCTGCCGCTGATCAGCCCGACGACATTCTTTTTGCTGGTGATCCAGATGATCGGTGCGATCCAGCTGTTTAGCGAGCCGTATGTGATGACGGGTGGCAAGGGTGGCCCGGCGCACGCCACCAAGTCGCTGGTGTTCTATATCTGGGAGAGCGGGTTTCGCTACAGCCAGATGGGCAAGGCCTCGGCGGTGGCCTGGGTGCTGTTTGCCGCCGTGCTGCTGTGCACGCTGGCCCAGAACTGGCTGCAGCGCCGCTGGGTGCACTACGAGGCGGGGGAGGAGTAG
- a CDS encoding zinc-binding alcohol dehydrogenase family protein yields the protein MKAAVIHSFTQPPAYEEIADPTPQPHETLIHVRAAGVHPIVRGLASGQHYGSTAVFPQIPGVDGVGQLDDGTRVYFGLVRDPYGTLAELAAAPRQMCLPLPDTLDDATAAAIFNPGLSAWLALRQRGQLAQGETVLVLGATGASGRLAVQLAKLMGAGRVIAAGRDPQALAQLPALGADAVISLDQPRPALVQAIAEAGAQGIHVIIDYLWGAPAEAAIEAITRRGLAHHAPRVRLVEVGSMAGPTISLPAAVLRSSGLEISGSGMGTIPREQILAAVPQFLDLAASGQLTVATRTAPLSEVGEVWAQAGDSRQRLVLLP from the coding sequence ATGAAAGCAGCAGTGATCCACAGCTTCACCCAGCCCCCCGCCTACGAGGAGATCGCCGACCCCACTCCCCAGCCGCACGAAACCCTGATCCACGTGCGCGCCGCCGGGGTCCACCCGATCGTGCGCGGCCTGGCCAGCGGCCAGCACTATGGCAGCACGGCGGTCTTCCCCCAGATCCCAGGCGTCGACGGCGTGGGCCAGCTCGACGACGGCACCCGTGTCTACTTCGGCCTGGTGCGCGACCCCTACGGCACGCTGGCCGAGCTGGCCGCCGCCCCGCGCCAGATGTGCCTGCCCCTGCCCGACACGCTCGACGACGCCACCGCCGCCGCGATCTTCAACCCCGGCCTTTCGGCCTGGCTCGCGCTGCGCCAGCGCGGCCAGCTCGCCCAGGGTGAGACGGTGCTGGTGCTGGGCGCGACGGGCGCAAGCGGCAGGCTGGCAGTGCAGCTGGCCAAGCTGATGGGCGCAGGCCGCGTGATCGCCGCAGGCCGTGACCCGCAGGCCCTGGCCCAGCTGCCCGCCCTGGGGGCCGACGCGGTGATCAGCCTGGACCAGCCGCGCCCCGCGCTGGTGCAGGCCATCGCCGAGGCGGGCGCGCAGGGCATCCACGTGATCATCGACTACCTATGGGGTGCGCCCGCCGAGGCCGCCATCGAGGCGATCACGCGCCGTGGCCTCGCACACCACGCCCCGCGCGTTCGCCTGGTCGAGGTCGGCAGCATGGCAGGCCCCACCATCAGCCTGCCCGCCGCCGTGCTGCGCAGCTCGGGGCTGGAGATCTCCGGCAGCGGCATGGGCACCATCCCCCGCGAGCAGATCCTCGCGGCGGTCCCGCAGTTCCTCGACCTGGCAGCATCCGGCCAGCTCACAGTCGCCACCCGCACCGCGCCGCTGTCCGAGGTGGGTGAGGTGTGGGCGCAGGCTGGCGACTCGCGCCAGCGGCTGGTGCTGCTGCCATAA
- a CDS encoding response regulator transcription factor, with amino-acid sequence MKSRGTILVVDDEPSIRTVARAYLEHEGFEVLLAESGPEALDIALAQALDLIVLDLNLPGMDGMEVAARVRQASDVYLLILTARSEEADRVAGLRIGADDYLTKPFSPRELVARVEAILRRRRPSPASEALRFCHVQIDREGRVVRAGDAELELTATEFDVLLVLARHAGRTLSREQIIDQVWGADFYGTDRVVDVYVGQVRRKLEAATGAALIATMRGVGYRFTDEPAGGR; translated from the coding sequence ATGAAAAGCCGTGGCACCATCCTGGTGGTCGATGATGAGCCGAGCATCCGCACGGTGGCCCGCGCCTACCTTGAGCACGAGGGCTTCGAGGTGCTGCTGGCCGAGAGCGGGCCAGAGGCGCTCGACATCGCCCTGGCGCAGGCGCTCGACCTGATCGTGCTTGATCTGAACCTGCCGGGGATGGACGGCATGGAGGTGGCGGCGCGGGTGCGGCAAGCATCCGATGTCTACCTGCTGATCCTGACCGCGCGCAGCGAGGAGGCCGACCGCGTGGCGGGCCTGCGGATAGGGGCCGACGACTACCTGACCAAGCCCTTCAGCCCGCGCGAGCTAGTGGCGCGGGTGGAGGCCATCCTGCGCCGCCGCAGGCCCTCCCCCGCCAGCGAGGCGCTGCGCTTCTGCCACGTGCAGATCGACCGTGAGGGCCGCGTGGTGCGGGCGGGCGATGCCGAGCTGGAGCTGACGGCTACCGAGTTTGATGTGCTGCTGGTGCTGGCGCGGCACGCGGGCCGGACGCTGAGCCGCGAGCAGATCATCGATCAGGTGTGGGGCGCGGATTTCTACGGCACCGACCGCGTGGTGGACGTGTATGTGGGCCAGGTGCGGCGCAAGCTGGAGGCGGCCACGGGGGCGGCGCTGATCGCGACCATGCGCGGCGTGGGCTACCGCTTCACCGACGAGCCTGCGGGGGGACGCTAA
- a CDS encoding TetR/AcrR family transcriptional regulator → MRCRRCSFDICLGRVVKERLSMPAMPELPPINETAERILQEAWVLFQAKGYRGVSVDEICQQSKITKPTLYYYFRNKEDLYFQMMLRRLRGYRTILERDAPLADRLEQLCAHILSQFRVSVQTMLRDMDHIHEESYRVLLNQAFQSEFLVPIAHAMQEGIESGVLRPGSSELYAWLYLGIINTFVGEPHSPAADVLIDMFFCGVGQWDRGAE, encoded by the coding sequence ATGCGATGTCGGCGCTGTAGCTTTGACATATGTTTGGGTAGGGTGGTTAAAGAGAGGTTGTCTATGCCCGCTATGCCAGAGCTCCCACCGATCAATGAGACCGCTGAACGTATACTGCAAGAGGCGTGGGTGCTGTTTCAGGCCAAGGGCTACCGTGGGGTCTCAGTCGATGAGATCTGCCAGCAGAGCAAGATAACCAAGCCCACGCTCTACTACTATTTTCGCAACAAAGAGGATCTGTACTTTCAAATGATGCTTCGCCGCTTGCGTGGCTACCGCACCATTCTTGAGCGCGATGCACCACTTGCGGATCGGCTTGAGCAGCTCTGCGCGCATATTCTCTCACAGTTTCGGGTCAGCGTGCAGACCATGCTGCGCGATATGGATCATATTCATGAGGAGAGCTATCGTGTGCTGTTGAATCAGGCTTTTCAGAGTGAGTTTCTGGTGCCGATCGCGCATGCCATGCAAGAAGGGATCGAAAGCGGGGTTCTGCGCCCTGGCTCAAGCGAGCTTTATGCCTGGCTGTACCTAGGCATTATCAATACGTTTGTTGGCGAGCCGCATTCGCCTGCTGCTGATGTATTGATCGATATGTTCTTTTGTGGTGTTGGCCAGTGGGATCGAGGAGCAGAGTAG
- a CDS encoding sugar ABC transporter substrate-binding protein, with amino-acid sequence MRHRFVSAVLLASIALLSACGGTASAPAASTAAPAAPATAAPVATEAASAPAATEAASAPAGDATAAPAASGEQVTITWGFWGSPEEKASHERVAAEFEKTHPNIKVAIWHQPWDDYFTKLKTLWAGGDPSQIPDVLFLWPTPSYAANGVLEDLTPYIEKSGYDLSDYWPALLESSSYQGKVYGFPRDIDVEALYYNKKIFDEAGVAYPTDSWTWDDLRAAAQKLSVVEANGRVQRYGLAIEAGKWSLWVNQNKGQILDDLRNPSACKLTDPAAQDAIGFFSGLLNDKLAMRDADLSQAGGDAAVFQAGQAAMIIQNSSRVSAFNTAGLDYDVAALPIPKGGQRAASAGGAAWVMSAQSQHKNAAWEFLSWLQSKDGGEKLYTEAGEIFPALQSVAKSEAFLKSGQPPANRQAFLTEGESAKVGRFGYFPDWDELSGSVIDAGLQPIWAGEAQPADVLPALCQQVDAFLKSKGYPKAQ; translated from the coding sequence ATGAGGCATCGTTTTGTGAGCGCCGTGCTGCTCGCCAGCATCGCGCTGCTGAGCGCGTGCGGCGGCACGGCCAGCGCGCCCGCCGCCAGCACCGCCGCGCCAGCGGCCCCGGCCACCGCCGCGCCCGTCGCTACCGAGGCGGCCAGTGCGCCCGCCGCCACCGAGGCGGCCAGCGCGCCCGCCGGTGATGCCACCGCCGCGCCCGCCGCCAGCGGTGAGCAGGTGACGATCACCTGGGGCTTCTGGGGCAGCCCCGAGGAGAAGGCCAGCCACGAGCGTGTGGCCGCCGAGTTTGAAAAGACCCACCCCAACATCAAGGTTGCGATCTGGCACCAGCCCTGGGATGACTACTTCACCAAGCTGAAGACGCTGTGGGCGGGCGGCGACCCCAGCCAGATCCCCGATGTGCTGTTCCTGTGGCCCACGCCCAGCTATGCCGCCAACGGCGTGCTGGAGGATCTGACGCCATATATCGAGAAGAGCGGCTACGACCTGAGCGACTACTGGCCCGCGCTGCTGGAGTCCTCCAGCTACCAGGGCAAGGTCTACGGCTTCCCGCGCGACATCGACGTGGAGGCGCTCTACTATAACAAGAAGATCTTCGACGAGGCGGGCGTGGCCTACCCCACCGACTCGTGGACGTGGGACGACCTGCGCGCCGCCGCCCAGAAGCTGAGCGTGGTGGAGGCCAATGGCCGCGTGCAGCGCTACGGCCTAGCTATCGAGGCGGGCAAGTGGTCGCTGTGGGTCAACCAGAACAAGGGGCAGATCTTGGACGACCTGCGCAACCCCAGCGCCTGCAAGCTGACCGACCCTGCCGCCCAGGATGCCATTGGCTTCTTCAGCGGCCTGCTGAATGACAAGCTGGCGATGCGCGACGCCGACCTGAGCCAGGCGGGCGGCGACGCTGCGGTGTTTCAGGCCGGTCAGGCCGCCATGATCATCCAGAACTCCAGCCGCGTCTCGGCGTTTAACACGGCGGGGCTGGACTACGACGTGGCGGCGCTGCCCATCCCCAAGGGCGGCCAGCGCGCCGCCAGTGCTGGCGGGGCCGCGTGGGTGATGAGCGCCCAGAGCCAGCACAAAAATGCGGCCTGGGAGTTCCTCAGCTGGCTGCAGAGCAAGGACGGCGGCGAGAAGCTTTACACCGAGGCGGGCGAAATCTTCCCGGCGCTGCAGTCGGTGGCCAAGTCCGAGGCCTTCCTGAAGTCGGGCCAGCCCCCGGCGAACCGCCAAGCCTTCCTGACCGAGGGCGAGAGCGCCAAGGTGGGCCGGTTTGGCTACTTCCCCGACTGGGATGAGCTGAGCGGCTCGGTGATCGACGCAGGGCTGCAGCCGATCTGGGCGGGCGAGGCCCAGCCAGCCGATGTGCTGCCCGCGCTCTGCCAGCAGGTAGATGCCTTCTTGAAGAGCAAGGGCTACCCCAAGGCCCAGTAG
- a CDS encoding aldehyde dehydrogenase family protein, with protein MPAFHNYIGGEWVAASDGATFPNTNPASGEQLGTFPLATSADAHQAIAAARAAFPAWASTPAPARGAILHTASQLITERMDMLAATLTREEGKTLAEAKGEVTRARDIFRYYGGEGWRSHDSVIPGNVREELLYTQREPLGVVGLITPWNFPIAIPAWKIAPALAYGNTVVFKPAQQVPETALRLVEILVEAGLPSGVLNLVVGDGSTVGEAIVTSPHVQGVSFTGSHRVGTSIYAKAVANLTRVQLEMGGKNPLVVLNDADISRAVALAVTGGFGLTGQACTATSRVIVEDGIADAFAQALAEAARTLRVGDGMAQGIQMGPAVSEAQLQTDLDYIAIGVQEGAKLIAGGAPALGEGFFIQPTVFDYVDPGMQIAQEEIFGPVIGIIRARSFDDALEKANGIGFGLAAGIVTNNLAYAMQFARGVDAGVVKVNEPTSGLALQAPFGGFKHSSANTFKEQGQAAVEFYTRTKTVYIGV; from the coding sequence ATGCCTGCGTTTCACAACTACATTGGCGGCGAGTGGGTCGCCGCATCGGATGGGGCAACCTTCCCCAACACCAACCCGGCCAGCGGCGAGCAGCTCGGCACCTTCCCGCTTGCCACTAGCGCCGACGCCCATCAGGCCATCGCCGCAGCGCGGGCGGCATTCCCCGCCTGGGCCAGCACGCCCGCGCCCGCGCGCGGGGCCATCCTGCACACCGCCAGCCAGCTGATCACCGAGCGCATGGATATGCTCGCGGCCACGCTTACCCGCGAGGAGGGTAAGACCCTTGCCGAGGCCAAGGGCGAGGTCACCCGTGCGCGCGACATCTTCCGCTACTACGGTGGCGAGGGCTGGCGCAGCCACGACAGCGTGATCCCCGGCAATGTGCGCGAGGAGCTGCTCTACACCCAGCGCGAGCCGCTCGGGGTGGTGGGCCTGATCACGCCCTGGAACTTCCCAATCGCTATTCCGGCGTGGAAGATCGCGCCGGCCCTAGCCTACGGCAACACCGTGGTGTTCAAGCCAGCCCAGCAGGTGCCCGAGACCGCGCTGCGCCTCGTGGAGATCTTGGTCGAGGCCGGGCTGCCTAGCGGTGTGCTCAACCTAGTGGTCGGCGATGGCAGCACAGTGGGCGAGGCGATCGTCACCAGCCCGCATGTGCAGGGGGTCAGCTTCACCGGGTCGCATCGGGTCGGCACCAGCATCTACGCCAAGGCGGTGGCCAACCTCACCCGCGTGCAGCTGGAGATGGGGGGCAAAAACCCGCTGGTGGTGCTGAATGACGCCGACATTAGCCGGGCGGTCGCGCTGGCGGTGACAGGCGGCTTCGGCCTAACTGGCCAGGCCTGCACCGCCACCAGCCGCGTGATTGTCGAGGATGGGATTGCCGACGCCTTCGCCCAGGCGCTGGCCGAGGCCGCGCGCACGCTGCGCGTGGGCGATGGCATGGCTCAGGGCATCCAGATGGGGCCAGCCGTGAGCGAGGCCCAGCTGCAGACCGATCTCGACTATATCGCAATCGGTGTGCAGGAGGGCGCAAAGCTGATCGCAGGGGGTGCGCCAGCTCTAGGCGAGGGGTTCTTTATTCAGCCGACGGTATTTGATTATGTCGACCCAGGAATGCAGATCGCCCAAGAAGAGATCTTCGGCCCAGTGATCGGGATCATCCGCGCCCGCAGCTTCGACGATGCGCTTGAGAAAGCCAACGGCATCGGGTTTGGCCTCGCGGCGGGGATCGTCACCAACAACCTGGCCTATGCGATGCAGTTCGCGCGCGGCGTTGACGCCGGGGTGGTGAAGGTGAACGAGCCAACCTCGGGGCTGGCGCTGCAGGCACCCTTTGGCGGCTTCAAGCACTCCAGCGCCAACACCTTCAAAGAGCAGGGCCAGGCCGCAGTCGAGTTCTACACGCGCACCAAGACCGTCTACATCGGCGTATAG
- a CDS encoding OsmC family protein, whose translation MAPIQRTASGTWHGDLPHGKGIIDAPSGVLHETPFTFATRFENAKGTNPEELIAAAHAACFSMAFSHYLSQQGHVPDTITTSATITLDNGSINAMHLVTKGKVPGLDAEAFARLADEAEKQCPVSNLLRNGLKITLEAELL comes from the coding sequence ATGGCTCCTATCCAGCGAACTGCAAGCGGCACATGGCATGGCGATCTGCCCCATGGCAAGGGCATCATCGATGCGCCCAGCGGCGTCCTACACGAGACCCCCTTCACCTTCGCCACCCGCTTCGAAAACGCCAAAGGCACCAACCCCGAAGAGCTGATCGCCGCAGCGCATGCGGCATGTTTCAGCATGGCATTCTCGCACTACCTCAGCCAGCAAGGCCACGTGCCCGATACCATCACCACCAGCGCCACCATAACGCTCGACAACGGCTCGATCAACGCGATGCACCTTGTGACCAAGGGCAAGGTGCCAGGGCTTGACGCCGAGGCATTCGCCCGCCTGGCCGACGAGGCCGAGAAGCAGTGCCCCGTGTCCAACCTGCTGCGCAATGGCCTAAAGATCACACTGGAGGCCGAGCTGCTTTAG
- a CDS encoding DUF2029 domain-containing protein, with amino-acid sequence MAAFRAMPRWLITLLALAAFAMAAIALGNIVLKAYADGAFSNPRWGHDLTQWWQGGSLLIQRRDPYTTIVPSAAPVLLLLAPLAYAPWGAATLIWAATNLLLAVACVWCMGALAHIPPRSGQGLLLLGLFLALIATRQVIELGQISLLIAACTLGALLLERDRPWLAGVLLGIAISKYTMSLPVLLVALLAGRWKVVAGCVATQVLALLAVALIAWTSPLVIIGEYLGYSTMIMGQTQGYAIHLLSLGWGPLGPLALALATLALAALLGRWLLRPHAMAAIRASGLASLTLAGALTIWSMCAVYHGRQDMVLSFLFVPIALGRTNHGADGYRLPPRAANALAAFTWATALYWCMPGYVVLGMPAYRSLYALLNVAICLVWATLLFTIPINTQEAPFNHQDTKARRGNTLFKHQDTKAPRKK; translated from the coding sequence ATGGCCGCTTTTCGCGCAATGCCGCGCTGGCTCATCACCCTGCTCGCGCTGGCCGCCTTCGCTATGGCGGCAATTGCCCTGGGCAACATTGTGCTCAAGGCCTATGCCGATGGGGCCTTCAGCAACCCGCGCTGGGGCCACGACCTGACCCAGTGGTGGCAGGGCGGCAGCCTGCTCATCCAGCGGCGCGACCCCTACACCACCATTGTGCCCAGCGCCGCCCCAGTGCTGCTGCTGCTGGCCCCACTGGCCTACGCCCCCTGGGGGGCCGCCACGCTGATCTGGGCCGCGACCAACCTGCTGCTCGCGGTCGCCTGCGTGTGGTGCATGGGTGCGCTGGCCCACATCCCGCCGCGCTCGGGCCAGGGCTTGCTACTGCTCGGCCTATTCCTAGCGCTGATCGCCACCCGCCAGGTGATCGAGCTAGGCCAGATCAGCCTGCTGATCGCCGCCTGCACGCTCGGCGCGCTGCTGCTAGAGCGCGACCGACCCTGGCTGGCCGGGGTGCTGCTGGGCATCGCCATATCCAAGTACACCATGTCGCTGCCTGTGCTGCTAGTGGCCCTGCTGGCCGGGCGCTGGAAGGTGGTGGCGGGCTGCGTGGCCACCCAGGTGCTGGCCCTGCTGGCCGTGGCTCTGATCGCGTGGACCAGCCCGCTCGTCATCATCGGCGAGTACCTTGGCTACTCGACCATGATCATGGGCCAGACCCAAGGCTACGCCATCCACCTGCTGAGCCTTGGCTGGGGGCCGCTCGGCCCGCTGGCCCTAGCCCTGGCCACGCTGGCCCTGGCCGCGCTGCTCGGGCGCTGGCTGCTGCGCCCGCACGCCATGGCTGCCATCCGCGCTAGCGGGCTGGCCAGCCTCACCCTCGCGGGCGCGCTCACGATCTGGAGCATGTGCGCTGTCTACCACGGGCGGCAGGACATGGTGCTCAGCTTCCTGTTTGTCCCCATCGCGCTGGGCCGCACCAACCACGGGGCCGACGGCTACCGCCTGCCGCCCCGCGCCGCCAATGCCCTGGCCGCATTCACCTGGGCCACCGCGCTCTACTGGTGCATGCCCGGCTACGTGGTGCTGGGCATGCCCGCCTACCGCTCGCTCTACGCCCTGCTCAACGTGGCCATCTGCCTGGTCTGGGCCACCCTGCTGTTCACTATCCCGATCAACACTCAAGAAGCGCCATTTAACCACCAAGACACCAAGGCGCGAAGGGGAAACACCCTGTTCAAGCACCAAGACACCAAGGCACCAAGAAAAAAATAG
- a CDS encoding carbohydrate ABC transporter permease, producing the protein MLRGPRPRFRPAHIPLHLALIAGGVVMLLPFAWMLSTSLKPPAEVFAYPPIWLPSALAWENYQKAWASMPFGRYYLNSLLVTTSVTVIQLLTASLAAFAFARLRFWGREALFLLYLAALMIPAQVTMIPNFVLVRALGWYDTYQALILPPAFSALSTFLLRQSFRSIPHDLDEAARIDGASSLRIWWSVLLPLIAPALSALAIITALGSWNEFLWPLIVTNSDAVRTLPVGLSAFQGQFKVEWNLLMAGSVIAMLPILALYTAAQRQFIQGVAMTGGR; encoded by the coding sequence ATGCTGCGCGGGCCGCGCCCGCGCTTCCGCCCTGCCCACATCCCGCTGCACCTGGCGCTGATCGCGGGCGGCGTGGTGATGCTGCTGCCCTTCGCGTGGATGCTCAGCACCTCGCTGAAGCCGCCTGCGGAGGTGTTTGCCTACCCGCCGATCTGGCTGCCCAGCGCGCTGGCCTGGGAGAACTACCAGAAGGCCTGGGCCTCGATGCCGTTTGGGCGCTACTACCTCAACAGTCTGCTGGTGACGACGAGCGTGACGGTCATTCAGCTGCTCACGGCCTCGCTGGCGGCCTTTGCGTTTGCGCGGCTGCGCTTCTGGGGGCGCGAGGCGCTGTTCCTGCTGTATCTGGCGGCGCTGATGATCCCCGCGCAGGTGACAATGATCCCCAACTTTGTGCTTGTGCGCGCCCTGGGCTGGTACGACACCTACCAGGCGCTCATCCTGCCGCCCGCGTTCTCGGCGCTCAGCACCTTCTTGCTGCGCCAGTCGTTCCGGTCGATCCCGCACGACCTGGATGAGGCGGCGCGGATCGACGGGGCGTCCTCGCTGCGCATCTGGTGGAGCGTGCTGCTGCCGCTGATCGCCCCCGCGCTCTCGGCGCTGGCGATCATCACGGCGCTAGGCAGCTGGAACGAGTTCCTGTGGCCGCTGATCGTGACCAACTCGGATGCGGTGCGCACCCTGCCGGTGGGCCTGAGCGCTTTCCAGGGCCAGTTCAAGGTGGAGTGGAACCTGCTGATGGCCGGGTCGGTGATCGCGATGCTGCCGATACTAGCGCTGTACACGGCGGCGCAGCGCCAGTTCATCCAGGGCGTGGCAATGACCGGCGGGCGGTGA
- a CDS encoding sialate O-acetylesterase, producing MSTYETSAAPALHGEAARLAFGAIFTDHMVLQRERDIPVWGYGPARSAVEVSFGGLVRRGRVGADGRWAVRLNPGAASAEGRRLAVRLVASGQAAALEDVLVGDVWFCSGQSNMELGLASAADSEREVAGADFPLIRLFLIHKTSAPAPVRTLDARWKLCTPEAVAEHGWGGFSAVGYHFGRRIHQQLGVPVGLIQAAYGGSKVQPFIDPACMAGDPVLEAYRQEIAEADEQWRAALAQAGLPAPEEAGAPGMELHPFAPFDQWDTLKPASAWNAMVHPLLPFAVRGVLWYQGESDVGLADTYELKMRALIAGFRHSFGSQRTPVYFAQIAPWAYDGNSWQLLELWQAQYAAARAPLSGIVTTVDVGDMDDIHPTNKRPVGERFAALALAKTYGRADVPAGGPELRSVRFRRGGAVLRFSTFQGAGLRTADGAAPLGFELAGADGVFHPAQGALEGETVVLSCLDLALPSRVRHAWQVGVTPNLTDESGVPALPFSR from the coding sequence GTGAGCACATACGAAACATCGGCGGCACCCGCGCTCCACGGCGAGGCGGCGCGGCTCGCGTTTGGGGCGATCTTCACCGACCATATGGTGCTGCAGCGCGAGCGCGACATCCCGGTGTGGGGCTACGGCCCGGCCAGGAGCGCGGTCGAGGTGTCGTTTGGCGGGCTGGTGCGGCGTGGCCGCGTGGGCGCGGATGGCCGCTGGGCGGTGCGCCTGAACCCCGGCGCGGCTAGCGCCGAGGGGCGGCGGCTGGCGGTGCGGCTGGTGGCCAGCGGCCAGGCGGCGGCGCTGGAGGATGTGCTGGTGGGCGATGTGTGGTTCTGCTCCGGCCAGTCGAATATGGAGCTGGGCCTGGCATCCGCCGCCGACAGCGAGCGCGAGGTGGCGGGGGCCGATTTCCCGCTTATCCGCCTGTTCCTGATCCACAAGACCTCGGCCCCGGCGCCGGTGCGCACGCTGGATGCGCGCTGGAAGCTCTGCACGCCCGAGGCGGTGGCCGAGCATGGCTGGGGTGGCTTCTCGGCGGTGGGCTACCACTTCGGGCGGCGCATCCACCAGCAGCTGGGCGTGCCGGTGGGTCTCATCCAGGCGGCCTACGGTGGCAGCAAGGTGCAGCCGTTTATCGACCCGGCCTGCATGGCGGGCGACCCGGTGCTGGAGGCCTACCGCCAGGAGATCGCCGAGGCCGACGAGCAGTGGCGCGCGGCGCTGGCGCAGGCCGGGCTGCCCGCGCCTGAAGAGGCGGGAGCGCCAGGGATGGAGCTGCACCCCTTCGCGCCCTTCGACCAGTGGGACACGCTCAAGCCCGCATCGGCGTGGAACGCGATGGTGCACCCGCTGCTGCCGTTTGCGGTGCGCGGGGTGCTGTGGTACCAGGGCGAGTCGGACGTAGGGCTGGCCGACACCTACGAGCTGAAGATGCGGGCGTTGATCGCCGGGTTCCGCCACTCATTTGGCTCGCAGCGCACGCCGGTCTACTTTGCGCAGATCGCGCCGTGGGCCTACGATGGCAACAGCTGGCAGCTGCTGGAGCTGTGGCAGGCCCAGTATGCGGCGGCGCGCGCCCCGCTGAGCGGGATCGTGACGACGGTGGACGTGGGCGATATGGATGACATCCACCCCACCAACAAGCGCCCGGTGGGCGAGCGGTTCGCCGCGCTGGCGCTGGCCAAGACCTATGGCCGCGCCGACGTGCCTGCGGGCGGGCCGGAGCTGCGCTCGGTGCGCTTCCGGCGGGGCGGGGCTGTGCTGCGCTTTAGCACCTTCCAGGGCGCGGGGCTGCGCACCGCCGACGGCGCGGCCCCGCTGGGCTTCGAGCTGGCGGGGGCGGATGGCGTGTTCCACCCGGCCCAGGGCGCGCTGGAAGGCGAGACGGTGGTGCTGTCGTGTCTCGACCTGGCGCTGCCCAGCCGCGTGCGCCACGCGTGGCAGGTGGGCGTGACGCCGAACCTGACGGACGAGAGCGGCGTGCCTGCCCTGCCCTTCTCGCGCTAG